A single genomic interval of Orcinus orca chromosome 19, mOrcOrc1.1, whole genome shotgun sequence harbors:
- the OVCA2 gene encoding esterase OVCA2 yields the protein MATSTLSEARLQGGAGIGSRLLMFNFRSGKDHVRSLWRLPRIMAASPRLRVLCLAGFRQSERGFREKTGALRKALRGRAELVCLSGPHPVADAAGPEGAGPDPGPCPPEEQPRGWWFSKQEADVFSALEEPTVCRGLEEALGTVAQALSKLGPFDGILGFSQGAALAALVCALGQAGDPRFPLPRFIILVSGFCPRGLGLKEAILQGPLSVPSLHVFGDTDRVIPAQESMQLCSRFAGAIALTHSGGHFIPAAAPQRQAYLQFLDQFAE from the exons ATGGCAACGTCCACTCTCTCTGAGGCCCGCCTCCAGGGTGGTGCCGGCATTGGGTCACGCCTCCTTATGTTTAACTTCCGCTCGGGGAAAGACCACGTCCGTTCCCTCTGGCGCTTGCCTAGAATTATGGCTGCGTCTCCGCGTCTGCGCGTCTTGTGTTTGGCCGGTTTTCGGCAGAGCGAGCGGGGCTTCCGCGAGAAGACGGGAGCGCTGCGGAAGGCGCTGCGGGGTCGCGCAGAGCTCGTGTGCCTCAGCGGCCCGCACCCGGTCGCGGACGCAGCGGGCCCTGAGGGCGCCGGGCCAGACCCCG GGCCCTGCCCTCCGGAGGAGCAACCTCGAGGCTGGTGGTTTTCCAAACAGGAGGCAGACGTTTTCTCGGCACTGGAAGAGCCCACGGTGTGCAGAGGTCTGGAGGAAGCCCTGGGAACGGTGGCACAGGCACTGAGCAAGCTTGGGCCTTTCGATGGGATCCTTGGTTTCAGCCAGGGGGCCGCGCTAGCAGCCCTTGTGTGTGCCCTTGGCCAAGCCGGCGATCCCCGCTTCCCATTGCCCCGGTTTATCATCCTGGTATCTGGTTTCTGTCCCCGGGGCCTTGGCCTCAAGGAAGCCATCCTGCAGGGCCCCTTGTCAGTGCCTTCCCTCCATGTTTTTGGGGACACCGACCGCGTCATCCCCGCTCAGGAGAGTATGCAACTGTGTAGCCGATTCGCTGGAGCCATCGCCCTCACCCACTCTGGTGGCCACTTCATTCCGGCAGCCGCACCCCAGCGCCAGGCCTACCTCCAGTTCTTGGACCAGTTTGCAGAGTGA
- the HIC1 gene encoding hypermethylated in cancer 1 protein isoform X2, which produces MCTHYSLPTDVHWMPESGDCAGQTMLDTMEAPGHSRQLLLQLNNQRTKGFLCDVIIVVQNALFRAHKNVLAASSAYLKSLVVHDNLLNLDHDMVSPAVFRLVLDFIYTGRLADGAEAAAAAAVAPGAEPSLGAVLAAASYLQIPDLVALCKKRLKRHGKYCHLRGGGGGGGGYAPYGRPGRGLRAATPVIQACYSSPAGPPPPPTAEAPSGPEAAVNTHCAELYASGPGPAAALCAPERRCSPLCGLDLSKKSPPGSAPPERPPGERELPPRPDSPPSAGPAAYKEPPLALPPLPPLPFQKLEEAGPPPDPFRGGGGGGGSPGPEPPGRPDGPSLLYRWMKHEPGLGSYGDELGRERGSPSERCEERGGDPAASPGGPPLGLAPPPRYPGSLDGPGAGGDGDDYKSSSEETGSSEDPSPPGGHLEGYPCPHLAYGEPESFGDNLYVCIPCGKGFPSSEQLNAHVEAHVEEEEALYGRAEAAEVAAGAAGLGPPFGGGGDKVAGAPGGLGELLRPYRCASCDKSYKDPATLRQHEKTHWLTRPYPCTICGKKFTQRGTMTRHMRSHLGLKPFACDACGMRFTRQYRLTEHMRIHSGEKPYECQVCGGKFAQQRNLISHMKMHAVGGAAGAAGALAGLGGLPGVPGPDGKGKLDFPEGVFAVARLTAEQLSLKQQDKAAAAELLAQTTHFLHDPKVALESLYPLAKFTAELGLSPDKAAEVLSQGAHLAAGPDGRTIDRFSPT; this is translated from the exons ATGTGCACACACTACAGTCTGCCCACAGATGTCCACTGGATGCCAGAATCAG GAGATTGTGCTGGGCAGACGATGCTGGACACGATGGAGGCGCCCGGCCACTCGAggcagctgctgctgcagctcaACAACCAGCGCACCAAGGGCTTCTTGTGCGACGTGATCATCGTGGTGCAGAACGCCCTCTTCCGCGCACACAAGAACGTGCTGGCAGCCAGCAGCGCCTACCTCAAGTCCCTGGTGGTGCATGACAACCTGCTCAACCTGGACCATGACATGGTGAGCCCGGCCGTGTTCCGCCTGGTGCTGGACTTCATCTACACCGGCCGCCTGGCTGATGGCGCGGAGGCTGCGGCGGCGGCCGCCGTGGCCCCGGGGGCCGAGCCGAGCCTGGGCGCCGTGCTGGCTGCCGCCAGCTACCTGCAGATCCCCGACCTCGTGGCGCTGTGCAAGAAACGCCTCAAGCGCCACGGCAAGTACTGCCACCTGcggggcggcggcggtggcggcggcggctaCGCACCCTACGGGAGGCCAGGCCGGGGCCTGAGGGCTGCCACGCCCGTCATCCAGGCCTGCTACTCGTCCCCGGCCGGGCCTCCGCCGCCGCCCACCGCCGAGGCGCCGTCGGGCCCCGAGGCCGCGGTGAACACGCACTGCGCCGAGCTGTATGCCTCGGGCCCCGGCCCGGCCGCCGCGCTCTGCGCCCCGGAGCGCCGCTGCTCCCCGCTCTGCGGCCTGGACCTGTCCAAGAAAAGCCCGCCGGGCTCCGCGCCTCCCGAGCGGCCGCCGGGCGAGCGCGAGCTGCCCCCGCGCCCAGACAGCCCTCCCAGCGCCGGCCCCGCAGCCTACAAGGAGCCACCGCTCGCCCTGCCGCCCCTGCCGCCGCTGCCCttccagaagctggaggaggccGGACCGCCTCCGGACCCAttccgcggcggcggcggcggcggcggcagcccgGGACCCGAGCCCCCCGGCCGCCCCGACGGGCCCAGCCTCCTCTACCGCTGGATGAAGCACGAGCCAGGCCTGGGCAGCTACGGCGACGAGCTGGGCCGCGAGCGTGGCTCCCCCAGCGAACGATGCGAGGAGCGAGGCGGGGACCCGGCCGCCTCGCCCGGGGGTCCTCCGCTCGGCCTGGCGCCGCCGCCGCGCTACCCGGGCAGCTTGGACGGGCCTGGCGCGGGCGGCGACGGCGACGACTACAAGAGCAGCAGCGAGGAGACGGGCAGCAGCGAGGACCCCAGCCCGCCCGGCGGCCACCTCGAGGGCTACCCGTGCCCGCACCTGGCCTATGGCGAGCCCGAGAGCTTCGGCGACAACCTGTACGTGTGCATCCCGTGCGGAAAGGGCTTCCCCAGCTCGGAGCAGCTGAACGCGCACGTGGAGGCGCacgtggaggaggaggaggcgctGTACGGCAGGGCCGAGGCGGCTGAGGTGGCTGCAGGGGCCGCCGGCCTCGGGCCCCCTTTTGGAGGCGGTGGGGACAAGGTCGCTGGGGCTCCGGGGGGCCTGGGCGAGCTGCTGCGGCCGTACCGCTGCGCGTCGTGCGACAAGAGCTACAAGGACCCGGCCACGCTGCGGCAGCACGAGAAGACGCACTGGCTGACCCGGCCCTATCCGTGCACCATCTGCGGGAAGAAGTTCACGCAGCGCGGGACCATGACGCGCCACATGCGCAGCCACCTGGGCCTCAAGCCCTTCGCGTGCGACGCGTGCGGCATGCGCTTCACGCGCCAGTACCGCCTCACCGAGCACATGCGCATCCACTCGGGCGAGAAGCCCTACGAGTGCCAGGTGTGCGGCGGCAAGTTCGCCCAGCAACGCAACCTCATCAGCCACATGAAGATGCACGCCGTGGGTGGCGCGGCCGGCGCGGCCGGGGcgctggcagggctggggggtCTCCCCGGCGTCCCCGGCCCCGATGGCAAGGGCAAGCTCGACTTCCCCGAGGGCGTCTTTGCTGTGGCGCGCCTCACGGCTGAACAGCTGAGCCTGAAGCAGCAGGACAAGGCGGCTGCGGCCGAGCTGCTGGCCCAGACCACGCACTTCCTGCACGACCCCAAGGTGGCGCTCGAGAGCCTCTACCCGTTGGCCAAGTTCACTGCGGAGCTGGGCCTCAGCCCCGACAAGGCGGCCGAGGTGCTGAGCCAGGGAGCGCACCTGGCCGCCGGCCCCGACGGCCGGACCATCGACCGTTTCTCCCCGACCTAG
- the HIC1 gene encoding hypermethylated in cancer 1 protein isoform X1, which translates to MYRGAFSSKLRALWGSQVLGWGLQVGTSGRLNLPIGPPPESSSASGRLRPRCAGRRLWLCRAKPLTAARWRHSRSSACRPGPLQIRVCGKRGGAETRPGRGEDGPAGQTDRGPGGRRAAQPRPPWIRRQPGPGLPTCPPGDCAGQTMLDTMEAPGHSRQLLLQLNNQRTKGFLCDVIIVVQNALFRAHKNVLAASSAYLKSLVVHDNLLNLDHDMVSPAVFRLVLDFIYTGRLADGAEAAAAAAVAPGAEPSLGAVLAAASYLQIPDLVALCKKRLKRHGKYCHLRGGGGGGGGYAPYGRPGRGLRAATPVIQACYSSPAGPPPPPTAEAPSGPEAAVNTHCAELYASGPGPAAALCAPERRCSPLCGLDLSKKSPPGSAPPERPPGERELPPRPDSPPSAGPAAYKEPPLALPPLPPLPFQKLEEAGPPPDPFRGGGGGGGSPGPEPPGRPDGPSLLYRWMKHEPGLGSYGDELGRERGSPSERCEERGGDPAASPGGPPLGLAPPPRYPGSLDGPGAGGDGDDYKSSSEETGSSEDPSPPGGHLEGYPCPHLAYGEPESFGDNLYVCIPCGKGFPSSEQLNAHVEAHVEEEEALYGRAEAAEVAAGAAGLGPPFGGGGDKVAGAPGGLGELLRPYRCASCDKSYKDPATLRQHEKTHWLTRPYPCTICGKKFTQRGTMTRHMRSHLGLKPFACDACGMRFTRQYRLTEHMRIHSGEKPYECQVCGGKFAQQRNLISHMKMHAVGGAAGAAGALAGLGGLPGVPGPDGKGKLDFPEGVFAVARLTAEQLSLKQQDKAAAAELLAQTTHFLHDPKVALESLYPLAKFTAELGLSPDKAAEVLSQGAHLAAGPDGRTIDRFSPT; encoded by the exons ATGTACAGGGGAGCATTCAGCTCAAAACTCCGGGCTTTGTGGGGCTCGCAAGTCCTAGGCTGGGGCCTCCAGGTGGGCACATCTGGGAGGCTGAATCTGCCAATAGGCCCCCCTCCTGAGTCCAGCTCCGCATCTGGGCGCCTCCGGCCCAGGTGCGCAGGAAGGAGGCTGTGGCTGTGTCGCGCAAAGCCCCTCACGGCCGCGAGGTGGCGCCATAGCCGCAGCAGCGCCTGCCGGCCCGGGCCGCTCCAGATAAGAGTGTGCGGAAAGCGCGGCGGGGCTGAGACGCGACCAGGACGCGGGGAGGACGGACCAGCAGGACAGACCGACCGGGGGCCCGGCGGGCGGAGGGCAGCGCAGCCACGTCCCCCCTGGATCCGCCGGCAGCCGGGCCCGGGGCTTCCGACATGCCCCCCAG GAGATTGTGCTGGGCAGACGATGCTGGACACGATGGAGGCGCCCGGCCACTCGAggcagctgctgctgcagctcaACAACCAGCGCACCAAGGGCTTCTTGTGCGACGTGATCATCGTGGTGCAGAACGCCCTCTTCCGCGCACACAAGAACGTGCTGGCAGCCAGCAGCGCCTACCTCAAGTCCCTGGTGGTGCATGACAACCTGCTCAACCTGGACCATGACATGGTGAGCCCGGCCGTGTTCCGCCTGGTGCTGGACTTCATCTACACCGGCCGCCTGGCTGATGGCGCGGAGGCTGCGGCGGCGGCCGCCGTGGCCCCGGGGGCCGAGCCGAGCCTGGGCGCCGTGCTGGCTGCCGCCAGCTACCTGCAGATCCCCGACCTCGTGGCGCTGTGCAAGAAACGCCTCAAGCGCCACGGCAAGTACTGCCACCTGcggggcggcggcggtggcggcggcggctaCGCACCCTACGGGAGGCCAGGCCGGGGCCTGAGGGCTGCCACGCCCGTCATCCAGGCCTGCTACTCGTCCCCGGCCGGGCCTCCGCCGCCGCCCACCGCCGAGGCGCCGTCGGGCCCCGAGGCCGCGGTGAACACGCACTGCGCCGAGCTGTATGCCTCGGGCCCCGGCCCGGCCGCCGCGCTCTGCGCCCCGGAGCGCCGCTGCTCCCCGCTCTGCGGCCTGGACCTGTCCAAGAAAAGCCCGCCGGGCTCCGCGCCTCCCGAGCGGCCGCCGGGCGAGCGCGAGCTGCCCCCGCGCCCAGACAGCCCTCCCAGCGCCGGCCCCGCAGCCTACAAGGAGCCACCGCTCGCCCTGCCGCCCCTGCCGCCGCTGCCCttccagaagctggaggaggccGGACCGCCTCCGGACCCAttccgcggcggcggcggcggcggcggcagcccgGGACCCGAGCCCCCCGGCCGCCCCGACGGGCCCAGCCTCCTCTACCGCTGGATGAAGCACGAGCCAGGCCTGGGCAGCTACGGCGACGAGCTGGGCCGCGAGCGTGGCTCCCCCAGCGAACGATGCGAGGAGCGAGGCGGGGACCCGGCCGCCTCGCCCGGGGGTCCTCCGCTCGGCCTGGCGCCGCCGCCGCGCTACCCGGGCAGCTTGGACGGGCCTGGCGCGGGCGGCGACGGCGACGACTACAAGAGCAGCAGCGAGGAGACGGGCAGCAGCGAGGACCCCAGCCCGCCCGGCGGCCACCTCGAGGGCTACCCGTGCCCGCACCTGGCCTATGGCGAGCCCGAGAGCTTCGGCGACAACCTGTACGTGTGCATCCCGTGCGGAAAGGGCTTCCCCAGCTCGGAGCAGCTGAACGCGCACGTGGAGGCGCacgtggaggaggaggaggcgctGTACGGCAGGGCCGAGGCGGCTGAGGTGGCTGCAGGGGCCGCCGGCCTCGGGCCCCCTTTTGGAGGCGGTGGGGACAAGGTCGCTGGGGCTCCGGGGGGCCTGGGCGAGCTGCTGCGGCCGTACCGCTGCGCGTCGTGCGACAAGAGCTACAAGGACCCGGCCACGCTGCGGCAGCACGAGAAGACGCACTGGCTGACCCGGCCCTATCCGTGCACCATCTGCGGGAAGAAGTTCACGCAGCGCGGGACCATGACGCGCCACATGCGCAGCCACCTGGGCCTCAAGCCCTTCGCGTGCGACGCGTGCGGCATGCGCTTCACGCGCCAGTACCGCCTCACCGAGCACATGCGCATCCACTCGGGCGAGAAGCCCTACGAGTGCCAGGTGTGCGGCGGCAAGTTCGCCCAGCAACGCAACCTCATCAGCCACATGAAGATGCACGCCGTGGGTGGCGCGGCCGGCGCGGCCGGGGcgctggcagggctggggggtCTCCCCGGCGTCCCCGGCCCCGATGGCAAGGGCAAGCTCGACTTCCCCGAGGGCGTCTTTGCTGTGGCGCGCCTCACGGCTGAACAGCTGAGCCTGAAGCAGCAGGACAAGGCGGCTGCGGCCGAGCTGCTGGCCCAGACCACGCACTTCCTGCACGACCCCAAGGTGGCGCTCGAGAGCCTCTACCCGTTGGCCAAGTTCACTGCGGAGCTGGGCCTCAGCCCCGACAAGGCGGCCGAGGTGCTGAGCCAGGGAGCGCACCTGGCCGCCGGCCCCGACGGCCGGACCATCGACCGTTTCTCCCCGACCTAG
- the HIC1 gene encoding hypermethylated in cancer 1 protein isoform X3 — protein sequence MTFPAADIFLKSGDCAGQTMLDTMEAPGHSRQLLLQLNNQRTKGFLCDVIIVVQNALFRAHKNVLAASSAYLKSLVVHDNLLNLDHDMVSPAVFRLVLDFIYTGRLADGAEAAAAAAVAPGAEPSLGAVLAAASYLQIPDLVALCKKRLKRHGKYCHLRGGGGGGGGYAPYGRPGRGLRAATPVIQACYSSPAGPPPPPTAEAPSGPEAAVNTHCAELYASGPGPAAALCAPERRCSPLCGLDLSKKSPPGSAPPERPPGERELPPRPDSPPSAGPAAYKEPPLALPPLPPLPFQKLEEAGPPPDPFRGGGGGGGSPGPEPPGRPDGPSLLYRWMKHEPGLGSYGDELGRERGSPSERCEERGGDPAASPGGPPLGLAPPPRYPGSLDGPGAGGDGDDYKSSSEETGSSEDPSPPGGHLEGYPCPHLAYGEPESFGDNLYVCIPCGKGFPSSEQLNAHVEAHVEEEEALYGRAEAAEVAAGAAGLGPPFGGGGDKVAGAPGGLGELLRPYRCASCDKSYKDPATLRQHEKTHWLTRPYPCTICGKKFTQRGTMTRHMRSHLGLKPFACDACGMRFTRQYRLTEHMRIHSGEKPYECQVCGGKFAQQRNLISHMKMHAVGGAAGAAGALAGLGGLPGVPGPDGKGKLDFPEGVFAVARLTAEQLSLKQQDKAAAAELLAQTTHFLHDPKVALESLYPLAKFTAELGLSPDKAAEVLSQGAHLAAGPDGRTIDRFSPT from the exons ATGACTTTTCCTGCAGCGGACATTTTCCTCAAATCGG GAGATTGTGCTGGGCAGACGATGCTGGACACGATGGAGGCGCCCGGCCACTCGAggcagctgctgctgcagctcaACAACCAGCGCACCAAGGGCTTCTTGTGCGACGTGATCATCGTGGTGCAGAACGCCCTCTTCCGCGCACACAAGAACGTGCTGGCAGCCAGCAGCGCCTACCTCAAGTCCCTGGTGGTGCATGACAACCTGCTCAACCTGGACCATGACATGGTGAGCCCGGCCGTGTTCCGCCTGGTGCTGGACTTCATCTACACCGGCCGCCTGGCTGATGGCGCGGAGGCTGCGGCGGCGGCCGCCGTGGCCCCGGGGGCCGAGCCGAGCCTGGGCGCCGTGCTGGCTGCCGCCAGCTACCTGCAGATCCCCGACCTCGTGGCGCTGTGCAAGAAACGCCTCAAGCGCCACGGCAAGTACTGCCACCTGcggggcggcggcggtggcggcggcggctaCGCACCCTACGGGAGGCCAGGCCGGGGCCTGAGGGCTGCCACGCCCGTCATCCAGGCCTGCTACTCGTCCCCGGCCGGGCCTCCGCCGCCGCCCACCGCCGAGGCGCCGTCGGGCCCCGAGGCCGCGGTGAACACGCACTGCGCCGAGCTGTATGCCTCGGGCCCCGGCCCGGCCGCCGCGCTCTGCGCCCCGGAGCGCCGCTGCTCCCCGCTCTGCGGCCTGGACCTGTCCAAGAAAAGCCCGCCGGGCTCCGCGCCTCCCGAGCGGCCGCCGGGCGAGCGCGAGCTGCCCCCGCGCCCAGACAGCCCTCCCAGCGCCGGCCCCGCAGCCTACAAGGAGCCACCGCTCGCCCTGCCGCCCCTGCCGCCGCTGCCCttccagaagctggaggaggccGGACCGCCTCCGGACCCAttccgcggcggcggcggcggcggcggcagcccgGGACCCGAGCCCCCCGGCCGCCCCGACGGGCCCAGCCTCCTCTACCGCTGGATGAAGCACGAGCCAGGCCTGGGCAGCTACGGCGACGAGCTGGGCCGCGAGCGTGGCTCCCCCAGCGAACGATGCGAGGAGCGAGGCGGGGACCCGGCCGCCTCGCCCGGGGGTCCTCCGCTCGGCCTGGCGCCGCCGCCGCGCTACCCGGGCAGCTTGGACGGGCCTGGCGCGGGCGGCGACGGCGACGACTACAAGAGCAGCAGCGAGGAGACGGGCAGCAGCGAGGACCCCAGCCCGCCCGGCGGCCACCTCGAGGGCTACCCGTGCCCGCACCTGGCCTATGGCGAGCCCGAGAGCTTCGGCGACAACCTGTACGTGTGCATCCCGTGCGGAAAGGGCTTCCCCAGCTCGGAGCAGCTGAACGCGCACGTGGAGGCGCacgtggaggaggaggaggcgctGTACGGCAGGGCCGAGGCGGCTGAGGTGGCTGCAGGGGCCGCCGGCCTCGGGCCCCCTTTTGGAGGCGGTGGGGACAAGGTCGCTGGGGCTCCGGGGGGCCTGGGCGAGCTGCTGCGGCCGTACCGCTGCGCGTCGTGCGACAAGAGCTACAAGGACCCGGCCACGCTGCGGCAGCACGAGAAGACGCACTGGCTGACCCGGCCCTATCCGTGCACCATCTGCGGGAAGAAGTTCACGCAGCGCGGGACCATGACGCGCCACATGCGCAGCCACCTGGGCCTCAAGCCCTTCGCGTGCGACGCGTGCGGCATGCGCTTCACGCGCCAGTACCGCCTCACCGAGCACATGCGCATCCACTCGGGCGAGAAGCCCTACGAGTGCCAGGTGTGCGGCGGCAAGTTCGCCCAGCAACGCAACCTCATCAGCCACATGAAGATGCACGCCGTGGGTGGCGCGGCCGGCGCGGCCGGGGcgctggcagggctggggggtCTCCCCGGCGTCCCCGGCCCCGATGGCAAGGGCAAGCTCGACTTCCCCGAGGGCGTCTTTGCTGTGGCGCGCCTCACGGCTGAACAGCTGAGCCTGAAGCAGCAGGACAAGGCGGCTGCGGCCGAGCTGCTGGCCCAGACCACGCACTTCCTGCACGACCCCAAGGTGGCGCTCGAGAGCCTCTACCCGTTGGCCAAGTTCACTGCGGAGCTGGGCCTCAGCCCCGACAAGGCGGCCGAGGTGCTGAGCCAGGGAGCGCACCTGGCCGCCGGCCCCGACGGCCGGACCATCGACCGTTTCTCCCCGACCTAG